One Mycolicibacterium fortuitum subsp. fortuitum genomic window carries:
- a CDS encoding acyl-CoA dehydrogenase family protein, giving the protein MAWDFETDPQYQELLDWADEFVTEQVEPLDLAFPHLQFTQLEGKRREAIAPLKAQVREKGLWATHLGPELGGQGYGQLKLALLNEILGRSQWAPIVFGCQAPDTGNAEIIAHYGTEEQKKQYLHPLLEGELFSCYSMTEPHAGADPTLFTTSAVRDGDDWVINGWKFFSSNAATASFLIVMVVTNPEVSAYQGMSMFLVPTDTPGVKIVRNVGLYGEADNHGSHALIHYDNVRVPAEALLGGEGQAFVIAQTRLGGGRIHHAMRTIGLAQKALDMMCERALSRETQGSRLSDKQFVQGYIADSYAQLLQFRLTVLYTAWEIDKYNDYKKVRKDIAAVKVAMPTVLHDIAWRAMQVHGALGVTNEMPFLGMVTGAAVMGLADGPTEVHKTTVARQVLRDYQPTTDTWPTEWIPRKREAAKAKFAEYLEAEVGNL; this is encoded by the coding sequence ATGGCGTGGGATTTCGAGACCGACCCGCAGTATCAGGAACTACTGGACTGGGCAGACGAGTTCGTCACCGAACAGGTCGAGCCGCTCGACCTGGCCTTTCCACACCTGCAGTTCACCCAACTGGAGGGCAAGCGCCGCGAGGCCATCGCCCCACTCAAGGCACAGGTGCGCGAAAAGGGCCTGTGGGCCACTCATCTGGGGCCGGAACTGGGCGGGCAGGGTTACGGACAGCTCAAGTTGGCGCTGCTCAACGAAATCCTCGGCCGCTCGCAGTGGGCTCCGATCGTCTTCGGCTGTCAGGCCCCCGACACCGGCAACGCGGAGATCATCGCGCACTACGGCACCGAGGAGCAGAAGAAGCAATATCTGCATCCGCTGCTCGAGGGTGAGCTGTTCTCCTGCTATTCGATGACCGAGCCGCATGCCGGTGCCGACCCGACGCTGTTCACCACCAGCGCTGTGCGCGACGGGGACGACTGGGTGATAAACGGCTGGAAGTTCTTCTCCTCCAACGCTGCAACGGCGTCGTTCCTGATCGTCATGGTGGTGACCAACCCCGAGGTCAGCGCCTATCAGGGCATGTCGATGTTCTTGGTGCCCACCGACACCCCCGGCGTCAAGATCGTCCGCAATGTGGGCCTTTACGGCGAAGCGGACAACCACGGCAGCCATGCGCTGATCCACTACGACAACGTCCGGGTACCGGCCGAGGCTCTGCTGGGCGGCGAGGGGCAGGCCTTCGTGATCGCCCAGACCCGGCTGGGCGGCGGCCGGATCCACCACGCGATGCGCACCATCGGCCTGGCCCAGAAGGCACTGGACATGATGTGCGAACGCGCGCTGAGCCGCGAGACCCAGGGCAGCCGGCTGTCCGACAAGCAGTTCGTCCAGGGTTACATCGCCGATTCGTACGCCCAGCTGCTGCAGTTCCGCCTGACGGTGCTCTATACCGCATGGGAGATCGACAAGTACAACGACTACAAGAAGGTGCGCAAGGACATCGCCGCCGTCAAGGTCGCGATGCCCACGGTGCTGCACGACATCGCCTGGCGGGCAATGCAAGTCCACGGCGCACTCGGGGTCACCAACGAGATGCCGTTCCTCGGCATGGTCACCGGTGCCGCGGTCATGGGCCTGGCCGACGGCCCGACCGAAGTACACAAGACCACCGTCGCCCGGCAGGTGTTGCGCGATTACCAGCCGACCACCGATACCTGGCCCACCGAATGGATCCCGCGCAAGCGCGAAGCCGCGAAAGCGAAGTTCGCCGAATACCTCGAGGCCGAGGTGGGCAATCTGTGA
- a CDS encoding alpha/beta fold hydrolase, with protein sequence MRFVFVHGGFHAGWCWEHTIAELEGLGHDGVAVDLPGHGSRVAEESTLANRRTAIVEVMQPGDVLVGHSGGGFDATLAADAAPELVGHIVYLAAALPREGRTYPEAMAMRSADDDLGGEFDGDVGEMLGYLHFDEEGAMHFADFDGAWRYFYHDCDEATARWAFDRLGPERFGDTTVTPVSVPRFWAADLPRSFIRCTQDRSMPKWLADTVTQRLGVEQLTIDASHSPFLSRPRELAELLVHATTTTPIAALTPA encoded by the coding sequence ATGCGGTTCGTCTTCGTACACGGCGGTTTTCACGCCGGCTGGTGCTGGGAACACACCATCGCCGAATTGGAGGGCCTGGGTCACGACGGCGTTGCGGTCGATCTACCGGGGCACGGTTCGCGGGTCGCCGAGGAATCAACCCTCGCCAACCGGCGCACCGCGATCGTCGAGGTGATGCAGCCCGGGGACGTCCTGGTCGGGCACTCCGGCGGCGGGTTCGACGCCACCCTCGCCGCCGACGCCGCACCGGAACTCGTAGGCCACATCGTGTACCTGGCCGCCGCTCTACCGAGGGAGGGCCGCACCTACCCCGAGGCCATGGCAATGCGTTCGGCCGACGATGACCTGGGCGGCGAGTTCGACGGTGACGTCGGCGAGATGCTGGGTTACCTGCATTTCGACGAGGAAGGCGCCATGCACTTCGCCGACTTCGACGGAGCGTGGCGCTACTTCTACCATGACTGTGACGAGGCCACGGCCCGTTGGGCTTTCGATCGCCTCGGTCCCGAGCGGTTCGGGGATACCACCGTCACACCGGTGTCCGTGCCACGGTTCTGGGCGGCCGATCTGCCCCGCAGTTTCATCCGCTGCACCCAGGACCGCTCGATGCCGAAGTGGTTGGCCGACACGGTCACCCAGCGCCTCGGGGTCGAGCAGCTGACCATCGACGCATCACACTCACCGTTCCTGAGCCGCCCACGCGAGCTGGCCGAGCTGCTGGTGCACGCCACGACGACCACGCCGATCGCAGCGCTGACACCGGCGTAG
- a CDS encoding NAD(P)-dependent oxidoreductase, translated as MRIGFVGAGRMGAPMVRRLTGAGHQVRVLGRDDEKRAAIAELGAEPVSSPREAVEGADVAIVCVFTDEQVRELCPDLLDALPEGSILVLHTTGSPRTAEALAERGAARGIAVIDAPVSGGPHDIAAGTVTAFAGGPDDAVARAREVLTAYADPVLHVGPVGSGQRVKLVNNALFAAQIGVVAEGVRLGDRLGIDEATLLTALTHGSAASRALGGIAATGSADAFIERVGEFIGKDVAVVRGTASELNSDLGRLEALLDAAIK; from the coding sequence ATGCGCATCGGTTTCGTCGGGGCGGGCCGGATGGGCGCGCCGATGGTGCGCCGCCTGACCGGCGCCGGACACCAGGTGCGGGTATTGGGACGTGACGATGAGAAGCGCGCTGCGATAGCCGAACTCGGGGCCGAGCCGGTGAGTTCACCACGCGAGGCCGTCGAGGGTGCCGACGTGGCGATCGTCTGCGTGTTCACCGACGAGCAGGTGCGCGAGCTCTGCCCGGATCTGCTCGACGCGTTGCCCGAAGGCTCGATTCTGGTGCTGCACACCACCGGCAGCCCCCGCACCGCCGAGGCCCTGGCCGAGCGCGGGGCCGCGCGCGGCATCGCTGTCATCGACGCCCCCGTCAGCGGCGGACCGCACGACATCGCAGCCGGGACCGTCACGGCGTTCGCAGGCGGCCCGGACGACGCGGTGGCCCGTGCCCGCGAGGTGCTGACGGCCTATGCCGATCCTGTGCTGCATGTCGGCCCAGTGGGTTCAGGTCAACGGGTGAAGCTGGTCAACAACGCGTTGTTCGCCGCACAGATCGGCGTCGTCGCCGAGGGCGTGCGCCTGGGCGATCGCCTGGGGATCGATGAGGCGACGCTGCTGACCGCACTCACCCACGGCAGTGCGGCGAGCCGCGCACTGGGCGGTATCGCTGCCACCGGTTCGGCGGACGCCTTCATCGAGCGGGTCGGCGAATTCATCGGCAAAGATGTCGCCGTCGTCCGCGGCACGGCATCTGAACTGAACAGCGACCTCGGTCGACTCGAGGCACTGCTCGACGCCGCGATCAAGTGA
- a CDS encoding cytochrome P450, giving the protein MAIDPTGIDFFRDERLVDDPYPFFEALRNKCPVTREDHYNVTMVTGWEEAVQVYNDEETFSSCLSVTGPFPGFPVPLEGRSTEEVTALIEKHRDELPFSDQLPTLDPPTHTDHRSLLMRLITPKRLKENEDAMWQLADEVLDSYLEPGHGEFIKGFAGPFTLLVIADLLGIPAEDRETFVNGIKQNSGGGVGSTSSELSHSPLEFLYGQFADYTADRRANPRDDVLTGLALATFPDGSIPDVGDVARVATNVFSAGQETTVRLLSTALKVLGEQPEIQQRLRADRSLIPNFIEEALRIESPVKGDFRLSRCPVTVGDTELSAGTTVMVLNGAANRDPRRFEDPDTFDPARKNARQHLAFGRGIHSCPGAPLARAETRVGIERLLDRTTDIRISEAKHGSDGDRRYNYIPTFILRGLTELHLEFDS; this is encoded by the coding sequence ATGGCGATCGACCCAACCGGTATCGATTTTTTCCGCGATGAACGATTGGTCGACGATCCGTACCCATTTTTCGAGGCGCTGCGGAACAAGTGCCCCGTTACCCGCGAAGACCACTACAACGTCACGATGGTGACCGGCTGGGAAGAAGCCGTGCAGGTCTACAACGACGAGGAGACCTTCTCGTCCTGCCTGTCGGTCACCGGACCGTTTCCGGGCTTCCCCGTTCCGCTCGAAGGGCGCAGCACCGAAGAGGTCACCGCCCTCATCGAGAAGCACCGCGACGAACTTCCGTTCAGCGATCAGCTGCCGACGCTGGACCCGCCCACCCACACCGATCACCGCTCACTGCTGATGCGGCTGATCACGCCCAAGCGCCTCAAGGAAAACGAGGACGCCATGTGGCAGCTGGCGGACGAGGTGCTCGACAGCTACCTGGAGCCTGGCCATGGCGAGTTCATCAAAGGCTTCGCCGGCCCGTTCACGCTGTTGGTGATCGCCGACCTGCTCGGTATCCCGGCCGAGGATCGAGAGACCTTCGTCAACGGCATCAAGCAGAACTCCGGTGGCGGGGTCGGCAGCACCAGCAGCGAGTTGTCCCACAGCCCGCTGGAGTTCCTCTACGGCCAGTTCGCCGACTACACCGCGGACCGCCGGGCCAACCCCCGTGACGATGTCCTGACCGGCTTGGCGTTGGCCACCTTCCCCGACGGCAGCATTCCTGACGTCGGTGATGTCGCGCGCGTGGCGACCAACGTCTTCTCGGCCGGGCAGGAGACCACGGTGCGGCTGCTCAGTACGGCGCTGAAAGTTCTCGGCGAGCAACCGGAGATCCAGCAGCGCCTGCGCGCCGATCGCAGCCTCATCCCCAACTTCATCGAGGAAGCGCTGCGGATCGAGAGTCCGGTCAAGGGCGACTTCCGGCTCTCACGCTGCCCGGTGACCGTAGGTGACACCGAGTTGAGCGCCGGCACCACCGTGATGGTGCTCAACGGTGCGGCCAACCGCGATCCACGCCGCTTCGAGGACCCCGACACCTTCGACCCGGCGCGCAAGAACGCCCGCCAGCACCTGGCTTTCGGCCGCGGTATCCACAGTTGCCCCGGCGCCCCCTTGGCCCGTGCCGAAACCCGGGTCGGTATCGAGCGATTGCTGGACCGGACCACCGACATCCGGATCTCCGAGGCCAAGCACGGTTCGGACGGCGACCGTCGCTACAACTACATCCCGACCTTCATCCTGCGCGGGCTGACCGAGCTGCACCTGGAGTTCGACAGCTGA
- a CDS encoding alpha/beta fold hydrolase, producing MSRTAPHPRVVMVDGVPMSALVAEAPDPRAVVVALHGGATTSAYFDCPGHPELSLLRIAVDQGYTVVALDRPGYGASAAYPDAMARPEQRVALALGAIQRIAGTADLFVVGHSLGCELALHLAVQRPEVLGVSLAGTGRRYHAAAQELLKDASPANRPRGLRELLWEPARLYPPDVIGAGLSAGGTAYEGDVVKTWSRQDFPALAGQTKVPVQFLAGEYENVWESDPEALAAIGAMFTASPRVQTGQLADSGHNLSVGLTAEIYHRKVLSFADECVAHRAREAGKTEVEVEAR from the coding sequence ATGAGTAGGACAGCCCCACACCCCAGGGTGGTGATGGTCGACGGCGTACCGATGTCGGCCCTGGTCGCCGAGGCTCCCGACCCACGCGCAGTCGTCGTCGCGCTGCACGGCGGAGCCACCACGTCGGCGTACTTCGACTGCCCCGGCCACCCGGAGCTGTCGCTGCTGCGCATCGCGGTCGACCAGGGGTACACCGTGGTCGCGCTGGACCGTCCCGGCTACGGAGCGTCGGCGGCCTACCCGGATGCCATGGCGCGCCCCGAACAGCGCGTCGCGTTGGCGTTGGGGGCAATCCAGCGCATCGCCGGTACAGCTGACCTTTTCGTCGTCGGCCATTCGCTGGGCTGCGAGCTGGCATTGCACCTCGCCGTCCAGCGGCCCGAGGTGCTCGGCGTGTCGCTGGCCGGCACCGGTCGTCGGTATCACGCTGCCGCTCAGGAGTTGCTGAAGGACGCCTCCCCGGCGAATCGGCCGCGCGGTCTGCGCGAGCTGCTGTGGGAACCGGCCCGGCTGTATCCGCCGGATGTGATCGGCGCCGGATTATCGGCCGGCGGCACCGCCTACGAGGGCGATGTCGTCAAAACCTGGTCACGGCAGGACTTTCCGGCACTGGCCGGGCAGACGAAAGTACCGGTGCAATTCCTCGCGGGCGAGTACGAGAACGTCTGGGAATCCGATCCCGAGGCGCTTGCCGCGATCGGCGCGATGTTCACCGCCTCGCCCCGGGTCCAGACCGGTCAGCTCGCCGACAGCGGCCACAACCTCAGCGTGGGGTTGACCGCGGAGATCTATCACCGCAAGGTGCTGTCGTTCGCCGACGAATGCGTGGCCCATCGTGCCCGCGAGGCTGGGAAAACCGAAGTGGAAGTGGAGGCACGTTGA
- a CDS encoding phosphotransferase family protein, with protein sequence MDNAGLAGKGEPLEARFLSGGTQNVIYAIRRGEHHCVLRMPPAGAPPDRDKGILREWRIIEALDGTDVPHTAAVGVCADPEVLGRPFYLMGFVDGWSPMDTHGRWPEPFNSDLSTRPALSYQLAEGIALLSKVDWQAKGLSDLGRPDGFHERQVDRWIGFLDRIKNRALPGLDVATDWLRTHKPLDFIPGLMHGDYQFANVMYRHGAPATMAAIVDWEMGTVGDPKLDLAWMVQSWPADPDNPAPSEMGYVDMRGMPSRDDVVAHYAKVSGRQVDDLDYYLVLAKWKLAIVLEQGFQRAGDDEKLLAFGPVVTELMGSAADLAESTDYR encoded by the coding sequence ATGGATAACGCGGGTCTGGCCGGCAAAGGCGAGCCGCTGGAGGCCCGCTTCCTGTCCGGCGGCACCCAGAACGTCATCTATGCGATCCGACGCGGCGAGCACCACTGCGTGCTGCGCATGCCACCGGCCGGCGCCCCGCCGGATCGGGACAAGGGCATCTTGCGCGAATGGCGCATCATCGAAGCGCTCGACGGCACCGACGTCCCACACACCGCGGCAGTCGGTGTGTGCGCAGATCCCGAGGTGCTGGGCCGGCCCTTCTACCTGATGGGATTCGTCGACGGCTGGTCCCCGATGGACACCCATGGCCGTTGGCCAGAGCCCTTCAACAGTGACCTGAGCACCCGGCCCGCGCTGAGCTACCAGCTGGCAGAGGGCATTGCGCTGCTGTCCAAAGTCGATTGGCAAGCCAAAGGTCTCAGCGATCTCGGGAGGCCCGACGGCTTCCACGAACGCCAGGTCGACCGCTGGATCGGGTTCCTCGACCGCATCAAGAACCGTGCACTGCCCGGACTCGACGTGGCCACCGACTGGCTGCGCACGCACAAGCCGCTCGACTTCATCCCCGGCCTGATGCACGGCGACTACCAGTTCGCCAATGTCATGTACCGCCACGGCGCCCCGGCCACCATGGCCGCCATCGTGGACTGGGAGATGGGCACTGTCGGCGACCCGAAGCTGGACCTGGCCTGGATGGTGCAGAGCTGGCCGGCCGATCCCGACAACCCGGCGCCCTCCGAGATGGGTTACGTCGACATGCGCGGAATGCCTTCGCGGGATGACGTCGTCGCGCACTACGCGAAGGTCTCCGGACGCCAAGTCGACGATCTGGACTACTACCTGGTGCTGGCCAAGTGGAAGCTGGCGATCGTCCTGGAGCAGGGTTTTCAGCGGGCCGGCGATGACGAGAAACTGTTGGCGTTCGGACCGGTTGTCACCGAGCTGATGGGCTCTGCCGCCGATCTCGCCGAATCCACCGACTACCGGTGA
- a CDS encoding cytochrome P450: MTKAQVIFDPFSEEFFNNPFDMYRRMRQDAPLYYNEDSDFYALTRHEDVAAALKDHEAFSSSRGCDLAMVQGDEPPQKSIIFMDPPDHRHMRSLLNKAFTPRMIQSQRDTVVEQIDHFLGLIDSDEFDVVQDFSGPFPVEVITRMAGVDPEYRQQVRHWIDTSLSREPGQIGYSEAGMQANIDTGIYYYGLVQKRRENPQDDMISKLIAAEIPGENGEMRRLDDIEITGFATLLGGAGAETVTKLVGTAMVLFARNPEQWQKLLDDRGKIPAAVEELLRYEGPVQYNVRYTLKEAHVPSGTIPAGKAVFLISAAANRDPDAFTDADTFDIERDRTEAQNLGLGYGIHSCLGAALARMESAIALEKLLDFMPRYEVKWDQLQRVHMQNVAGYSHVPVKVLR; this comes from the coding sequence ATGACCAAGGCCCAGGTGATCTTCGATCCGTTCTCCGAGGAGTTCTTCAACAACCCGTTCGACATGTACCGGCGGATGCGCCAGGACGCACCGCTGTACTACAACGAGGACTCGGACTTCTACGCCTTGACCCGGCATGAAGACGTCGCAGCGGCGTTGAAGGACCACGAGGCGTTCTCCTCGTCACGTGGCTGCGACCTGGCCATGGTGCAGGGCGACGAGCCGCCGCAGAAGTCGATCATCTTCATGGACCCGCCCGATCACCGGCACATGCGCAGCCTGCTCAACAAGGCGTTCACCCCGCGCATGATCCAGTCCCAGCGCGACACCGTCGTCGAGCAGATCGACCACTTCCTCGGATTGATCGACTCCGACGAATTCGACGTGGTCCAGGACTTCTCCGGTCCGTTCCCGGTCGAGGTCATCACCCGGATGGCCGGCGTCGACCCGGAATACCGCCAACAGGTCCGGCACTGGATCGATACCAGCCTGTCCCGCGAACCCGGTCAGATCGGGTACTCCGAGGCCGGCATGCAAGCCAACATCGACACCGGCATCTACTACTACGGGCTGGTGCAGAAGCGCCGGGAGAATCCGCAGGACGACATGATCAGCAAGCTGATCGCTGCCGAGATCCCGGGCGAGAACGGCGAAATGCGCCGCCTCGACGACATCGAGATCACCGGCTTCGCCACCCTGCTCGGCGGAGCGGGCGCCGAGACCGTCACCAAGCTCGTCGGCACGGCGATGGTGCTCTTCGCCCGTAACCCCGAGCAGTGGCAGAAGCTGCTCGACGACCGTGGGAAGATTCCGGCCGCGGTCGAAGAGCTGCTGCGCTACGAGGGCCCGGTGCAGTACAACGTCCGCTACACGCTCAAGGAAGCCCACGTGCCGAGCGGCACCATTCCGGCAGGCAAGGCGGTGTTCCTGATCAGCGCCGCGGCCAACCGCGATCCCGACGCGTTCACCGATGCCGACACTTTCGACATCGAACGTGACCGCACGGAGGCGCAGAACCTGGGCCTGGGTTACGGCATCCACAGCTGTCTGGGAGCCGCGCTGGCCCGGATGGAGAGCGCCATCGCGCTGGAGAAGCTGCTGGACTTCATGCCTCGCTACGAAGTGAAATGGGATCAGCTGCAACGGGTTCACATGCAGAATGTGGCAGGTTACTCGCATGTGCCGGTGAAGGTGTTGAGGTGA
- a CDS encoding NAD(P)-dependent oxidoreductase, whose product MRVGFIGLGSQGAPMARRIVEGGFETTLWARRPASLEPFADTGAKTAGSPAELAAASDLVCLCVVGDDDVRQVLDGETGVLAGLAPGGVIAIHSTVHPDTCREIAEKAAAQGVSVVDAPVSGGEPAASAGTLLVMVGGDEEVVERVRPVFATYADPIVHLGGVGAGQVAKILNNLLFSANLGAAMSALELGEALGVPRQALCEVITRGSATSKALNSIAMFGGTLDNLAPIAGALLQKDCRHAASLADDASAPQGAVFDAADNALAIMNHPR is encoded by the coding sequence ATGCGAGTCGGATTTATCGGACTGGGCAGCCAGGGGGCGCCGATGGCGCGACGGATCGTCGAGGGTGGCTTCGAGACCACGCTGTGGGCTCGCCGCCCGGCGTCACTGGAACCCTTCGCCGACACCGGGGCCAAGACCGCGGGCTCCCCCGCCGAGCTGGCGGCAGCAAGCGACCTGGTCTGCCTGTGTGTGGTCGGCGACGACGATGTCCGCCAGGTGCTCGACGGTGAGACCGGCGTGCTGGCCGGACTGGCGCCCGGCGGCGTCATCGCCATCCACTCCACGGTGCACCCGGACACCTGTCGCGAGATCGCGGAAAAGGCTGCTGCCCAGGGTGTTTCGGTCGTCGATGCGCCGGTGAGCGGTGGTGAGCCCGCCGCCTCGGCCGGTACCCTGCTGGTGATGGTCGGCGGCGACGAGGAGGTTGTCGAGCGGGTGCGGCCCGTGTTCGCCACCTACGCCGACCCGATCGTGCACCTGGGCGGAGTCGGCGCGGGCCAGGTCGCGAAGATCCTGAACAACCTGCTGTTCAGCGCCAACCTGGGGGCCGCCATGAGTGCGCTGGAACTCGGTGAGGCGCTCGGTGTTCCGCGTCAGGCGTTGTGCGAGGTGATCACGCGCGGTTCGGCCACCAGCAAGGCGCTCAACAGCATCGCGATGTTCGGCGGGACGTTGGACAACCTGGCGCCGATCGCCGGTGCGCTGCTGCAGAAGGACTGCCGGCACGCCGCCAGCCTGGCCGATGACGCCTCGGCTCCCCAGGGAGCAGTGTTTGATGCCGCCGACAATGCCCTGGCCATCATGAATCATCCCCGCTGA
- a CDS encoding TetR/AcrR family transcriptional regulator has translation MPKGTAAGTADSSQRRASFQRARSHQTKRDLVQAAMALWRTNGYAKTTVADICRAAGVSRALFYFYFPAKEDVLFEVGLTSTRLAQKRVKSLLVGDYDVMDVVTEALRSLERSMARNPPELIVQTILEGYRHEHRILAGDLAPDTQGADMFGELFTRAQVDGKLAAHVDVSHLSRLAQILVSEGVRHWAGGSFGDRAFTDVVARDIGAMITGFNNTN, from the coding sequence ATGCCCAAGGGAACCGCAGCCGGCACTGCTGACAGCAGTCAACGCCGCGCCTCCTTCCAGCGGGCACGGTCGCACCAGACCAAGCGCGATCTGGTGCAGGCCGCGATGGCGCTCTGGCGTACCAACGGCTATGCCAAGACCACGGTCGCCGACATCTGCCGCGCCGCGGGGGTGTCCCGGGCCCTCTTCTACTTCTATTTCCCGGCCAAGGAAGACGTGCTGTTCGAGGTCGGCCTGACCTCGACCCGGCTGGCGCAGAAGCGCGTGAAATCGCTGCTGGTGGGCGATTACGACGTCATGGATGTCGTCACCGAGGCACTGCGCAGCCTGGAACGGTCCATGGCCCGCAATCCACCCGAACTGATCGTGCAGACGATCCTCGAGGGCTACCGGCACGAGCACCGGATCCTGGCCGGAGACCTCGCCCCGGACACCCAGGGCGCCGACATGTTCGGCGAGTTGTTCACCCGCGCCCAGGTCGACGGCAAGCTCGCGGCCCACGTCGACGTCAGCCACCTGTCCCGGCTGGCGCAGATCCTGGTCAGCGAAGGCGTCCGGCACTGGGCCGGCGGCAGTTTCGGCGACCGCGCGTTCACAGACGTCGTCGCGCGCGATATCGGCGCGATGATCACCGGCTTCAACAACACCAACTAG
- a CDS encoding ferredoxin, translating into MAKKVHVDFEICESNAVCMAIIPEVFDLDDQDYLHILQEDVTPDNEAQIREAVRQCPRQAISIVEE; encoded by the coding sequence ATGGCGAAGAAGGTTCACGTCGATTTCGAGATCTGCGAAAGCAACGCAGTCTGTATGGCGATCATTCCCGAAGTGTTCGACCTCGACGATCAGGATTACCTACACATCCTCCAGGAGGACGTGACGCCGGACAACGAGGCACAAATCCGCGAAGCGGTCCGGCAGTGCCCCAGGCAGGCCATCTCGATCGTCGAAGAGTAG
- a CDS encoding ferredoxin: MRVRVDEDRCAGHGMCLTLCPEVFEMSDDGWAVASPEEVPTGLEDAAREAIQNCPERAISEIDN, from the coding sequence ATGCGGGTCAGGGTTGACGAGGACCGCTGTGCCGGCCACGGCATGTGCCTGACGCTGTGTCCCGAGGTCTTCGAGATGTCCGACGACGGCTGGGCCGTCGCCTCGCCCGAAGAGGTTCCGACCGGGCTGGAAGACGCGGCACGCGAAGCCATACAGAACTGCCCGGAACGGGCGATCAGCGAGATCGACAACTAG
- a CDS encoding DUF1330 domain-containing protein — MASAKGYVIITEDIKDPAGMGEYAKLASKAMGGATIVAVDQKPEVIEGAWHGTQTVVLEFESVDAAREWYYSDAYQAAAKVRQGAAECNGVILSGFPS, encoded by the coding sequence ATGGCATCTGCCAAGGGCTACGTCATCATCACCGAGGACATCAAGGACCCCGCCGGCATGGGGGAGTACGCCAAGCTGGCCTCGAAGGCGATGGGCGGGGCCACCATCGTGGCCGTGGACCAGAAACCCGAGGTGATCGAAGGCGCGTGGCACGGCACGCAAACCGTCGTACTCGAGTTCGAGTCGGTCGACGCCGCCCGTGAGTGGTACTACTCCGACGCTTACCAGGCGGCCGCCAAGGTCCGACAAGGTGCCGCGGAGTGCAACGGCGTCATCCTCTCCGGCTTTCCTTCCTGA
- a CDS encoding LLM class F420-dependent oxidoreductase, with translation MRYSITYPMHTHPYHPDLVSGSGVAAMATAAEAAGFDGFGFTDHPAPSQRWLDAGGHDALDPFVAMAFAAAHTTTLRLVPNIVVLPYRNPFVVAKSGASLDLLSGGRFTLAVGVGYLKREFAALGVSYDERAALFDEALEVIRGIWTTDDYSFDGKNFSARGITAHPRPAASPHPPIWIGGNTSAARARVAKHGDGWCPFAAPAGLAKTAGTAAMDSLDALAAGIEDLRARLSAAGRDPDGIDIVFNNFEGGNPGSDDFNAGAYLAGVDKLAALGVTWLHVTLPGDSLSHALEATEQFGKSVIAA, from the coding sequence GTGCGCTACAGCATCACCTATCCGATGCACACCCACCCGTACCATCCGGATCTGGTGAGTGGCAGCGGAGTTGCCGCGATGGCCACTGCAGCCGAGGCGGCGGGTTTCGATGGCTTCGGATTCACCGACCATCCCGCTCCGTCCCAGCGCTGGCTCGACGCCGGCGGTCACGATGCGCTGGACCCGTTCGTGGCCATGGCCTTCGCTGCCGCACACACGACGACGCTGCGTCTGGTGCCCAACATCGTGGTGCTGCCGTATCGGAATCCCTTCGTGGTGGCCAAATCCGGCGCCAGCTTGGACCTGCTGTCCGGTGGGCGGTTCACGCTGGCGGTCGGAGTCGGATATCTCAAACGCGAATTCGCCGCGCTCGGGGTGTCCTATGACGAGCGTGCCGCGCTGTTCGACGAGGCGCTCGAGGTGATCCGGGGAATCTGGACCACCGATGATTACTCCTTCGACGGCAAGAACTTCAGTGCACGCGGCATCACCGCACATCCGCGGCCGGCGGCAAGCCCGCATCCGCCGATCTGGATCGGTGGCAACACCTCAGCCGCACGGGCGCGGGTGGCCAAGCACGGCGACGGTTGGTGTCCGTTCGCGGCGCCGGCCGGTCTGGCCAAAACCGCGGGAACCGCGGCGATGGATTCACTGGACGCCTTGGCCGCCGGCATCGAGGATCTGCGGGCTCGGCTTTCCGCGGCCGGTCGCGATCCCGACGGAATCGACATAGTGTTCAACAACTTTGAGGGCGGCAACCCCGGCAGCGACGATTTCAACGCCGGCGCCTACCTGGCCGGGGTCGACAAACTGGCCGCGCTGGGGGTGACCTGGCTGCACGTCACTCTGCCCGGCGACAGCCTGTCCCATGCGCTGGAGGCCACCGAGCAGTTCGGCAAGTCGGTGATCGCCGCCTAG